CACGCACCGAACTCCGCCCGGTCATCAGGCTCCGGTCCACCGCCGGGACCGGCTTCACCTATGTGACCCGCAAGAACCGCCGCAACGACCCGGACCGTATGACCCTGCGGAAGTACGACCCGGTCGCCGGCCGTCACGTCGACTTCCGAGAGGAGCGCTGATCCTCGTGCGCCAGGGAATCCACCCCGCCTACGGCCCCGTCGTCTTCCGCGACCGTGCCGCGAACTACGCCTTCCTGACCCGCTCGACGATGACGAGCGAGAAGACGGTCGAGTGGGAGGACGGCACCACCTACCCGGTCGTCGACGTCGAGATCTCGAACGTCAGCCACCCCTTCTACACCGGCACGGCCCGCGTCCTGGACACCGCCGGCCGCGTGGAGCGCTTCGAGCGCCGGTACGGAAAGAAGGGCTGATGCTCTCCGTCGTGATCGTCGGCGGGCTGCACGCCGACGCCCGCAAGGCGGCCGTCGGACAGCTGCTCGCCGACGTGCCGGGCAGTGTCGTCCTCCACCACGACCTGGCGACGGCCGCGGCCGGCACCGTCGTACGGACGATCCGCGACGCCACCGGCATCCTGTCCGCCGGCGAGACACCGCTGGTCAACGACTGTGCGTGCTGCGCGCTCCGGGAGGACCTGGTTCCGGAGCTGCGCCGCCTGGACGCGGCCGGGACGCTCCGCCTCGCGGTTGTCGAGCTGTGGGACTCCGTCGAGCCCAAGGCGATGGCCGAGGTGGTCGCGGCCGGTGGTCTCACGGTCACCGGTGTGATCACCGCGGTCGACCCGGCACTCGTCCTGCCCTGCCTCGGCAACGGCGACGACCTCGCCGAGCGCGGTCTCGCCGCCGCGGCCACCGATCAGCGCACGGTCGCCGACACCTTCGCCCGCCAGCTGGAGTACGCCCCCGTCCTCGCCGTCCTCGACTCCCCGGAGGCCGACGAGGAGGACCGTGAGCTGCTCGCCCAGCTCCATCCGACGGCCCGCCAGGTCCCGATCGGAAGCGGCCGCCGGACGGACCCGGCGGTCGGCACCCGCCCTCCCGTACGGCACTCCGCGCACTCTCCGCTGGTCCGGGCCGCCCTCGCCGGATTCGACGTGGAGTCCGCCGCTGCGGCCCAGCACCCGGCCTGCGCCCTGCTGCCCGCCGAGGCCGACGCGCACGGTGTGTCCACGCTCGTCTGGCACCGTCGTCGGCCCTTCCACCCGGAGCGGCTGTACGAGGCGCTGGAGGACATCACCTGCGCGGCGGCCCGCAGCCGGGGCCGGTTCTGGCTCGCCGACAAGCCGGACGTGCTGCTGCACTGGGACGCGGCCGGCGGTGCCCTGTGCGTGGAGAGCGCCGGTCCCTGGCTGGCCTCGCTCCCGGACGCGGCGTGGGACATGGTCCCGCCGGTACGCCGGGCGGCAGCGGCGATGGACTGGCACCCCGAGCACGGCGACTGCTGCCAGCACCTCGTCTTCACCTCGCCCGGCCTTGACCGCGACGGCCTCGAACGGCTCCTGGAGTCCTGCCTGCTGACCGACGCCGAGTATTCCGCGGGGCGCGACGCCTGGAAACGACTCCCGCCCGCCTTCGACACCCTCCTGGAGGTCTGATGCCTCGCAACCCCGACCGCAGGCCCGTCAAGAACCGGCCCAACCCGCTGGACGCGGCCAAGGTCACCTCCATCGACTACAAGGACACCGACCTGCTGCGGAAGTTCATCTCCGACCGGGGCAAGATCCGCAGCCGCCGCGTCACCCGCGTGTCGGCCCAGCAGCAGCGACTGCTCGTCCGTGCGATCAAGAACGCCCGCGAGATGGCACTGCTGCCCTACTCCAGCAGCTGAGGCCCTATAGGTAGGCCTTTCCCTACGGTTGACTCGTAGGGAAAGGCCTACCTATTCTCCTCGGTATGACCATCACCCACGCCTCCTTCGTCACTCTCCCCGTCACCGACCAGGACCGCGCCCTGCGCTTCTACACCGATGTCCTCGGTCTGACCGTCACCGCCGACCGGGACCTGCCCCA
This portion of the Streptomyces canus genome encodes:
- the rpmG gene encoding 50S ribosomal protein L33, yielding MARTELRPVIRLRSTAGTGFTYVTRKNRRNDPDRMTLRKYDPVAGRHVDFREER
- a CDS encoding type B 50S ribosomal protein L31 — translated: MRQGIHPAYGPVVFRDRAANYAFLTRSTMTSEKTVEWEDGTTYPVVDVEISNVSHPFYTGTARVLDTAGRVERFERRYGKKG
- a CDS encoding CobW family GTP-binding protein: MLSVVIVGGLHADARKAAVGQLLADVPGSVVLHHDLATAAAGTVVRTIRDATGILSAGETPLVNDCACCALREDLVPELRRLDAAGTLRLAVVELWDSVEPKAMAEVVAAGGLTVTGVITAVDPALVLPCLGNGDDLAERGLAAAATDQRTVADTFARQLEYAPVLAVLDSPEADEEDRELLAQLHPTARQVPIGSGRRTDPAVGTRPPVRHSAHSPLVRAALAGFDVESAAAAQHPACALLPAEADAHGVSTLVWHRRRPFHPERLYEALEDITCAAARSRGRFWLADKPDVLLHWDAAGGALCVESAGPWLASLPDAAWDMVPPVRRAAAAMDWHPEHGDCCQHLVFTSPGLDRDGLERLLESCLLTDAEYSAGRDAWKRLPPAFDTLLEV
- the rpsR gene encoding 30S ribosomal protein S18, whose amino-acid sequence is MPRNPDRRPVKNRPNPLDAAKVTSIDYKDTDLLRKFISDRGKIRSRRVTRVSAQQQRLLVRAIKNAREMALLPYSSS